The following nucleotide sequence is from Dehalogenimonas formicexedens.
CCCGGCCGGTACCGGAGGGCAAGGTCAGGGGGCAGTTACGATAACCAGCATCGAGATTATTCGCTGCGCTCAGAATGACAAATCGTAGTAGATGCGTGTTTTACTAGTCAACCCGGCTAAACGTTTCAAGGGGTTCCTCGGCAAGACGAGATCCCTGCAGCCGACCGTGCTGCCGAATTCCCTGCTCTACATCGGGGCTGTACTGGAGCGGGGCGGTCACCAGGTGATGATTTGGGACCAGCAGGTAGACAGCCGGCAACCAAACGACTTCTTCACCACGTTCAAACCTCAGATTGTCGGTTTTTCCGTTTCGGTCGGAGGCATCATTTACGAGGCCATCGAACAATCCAAGGATTTCAAACGCCTCGATCCCTCGATCAAAATAGCCTGGGGAAATGTTCACCCGAGCATGCTCCCCGAGCAAACTTTAACCGAGGATTATGTCGACTACGTCGCCATCGGACCCGGCGAGTACACCATGTTGGAACTGGCCGATCACCTTGACAAAGGCACCCCCGACTCTCTCTCCGGCATCAACGGACTTGCCTACAAGCAGAACGGTAAAATCATCGTCAACCCGGACCGCCCATTCATCAAGGACCTCGATGAACTGCCGGACCCCGCCTGGCACCTGGTGCCCATGGAGGACTACTGGGAAAAATCCCTGAACACCTCCCGCGGCTGCCCCAGCAAATGCATCTTCTGCTACAACCCGCCGTTCCACAAAGGCCAGCTCGGCGAGTTCTCCGCCGAACGCATCGTATCCCAGATGGAGATCCTCAAGAAACGCTACGGAGTGACCCTTTTCCGTTTCTTCGAGGACGATTTCTGCCACAACCGGCCACGGCTGCATCGTTTCTGTAAACTTGTGATCGAAAAGAAAATGCATATCCGCTGGGATTGCGACGCTCGAGCCGGCTTGACCGAGGAGGACGTCCGCTTGATGAAGAAAAGCGGCTGCGCCTCAGTCGGCTTTGGTGTGGAGAGCGGTTCGACGCGAATGCTCAAATTTATCAGGAAGACGGCTAACCTGGAGGACATCAAGCAGACCTTCAGGCTGCTGGTGAAATTTAAAATCCTGCCGAAGTTGTATCTGATATCGGAGTTACCAACCGAAACCGTCGAGGACTTCGAGGCCACCAAACACCTCATCAAGGAACTCGGCAACCCGCCGCACCAATACGTGTCTTACCTGCCCTATCCGGGCACGGGGCTTTATGACTATTGCGTCGCCCGCGGGTTACAGCCTCCCAAAACCACGGAAGAATGGGCTGATTTCATTTCTCAACCAGATTGCGGCATTAGGTGGTCGGAAGTGCCCAAAGAAATGACCGCCGCTTTCAAGGAAAAACTGGTAAAATACTACTTCTGGCGGCGGACGTTCTTTGCGCTGAGGCACGGCATGTTCTCGTTCTACATCCCGGTCAACCCCAGCCCGAAGGAATTCCTCAGGGTCATCCGCTTCTGGTGGAGGTATTATGTCACTCGACCCTTGCACGGCTGATCCCAAACATCCTGAATCCAAAGTGACGTACCGAGAACCGCTTGGCGAATTCCACGGCGTCAAGGCTGAGATTATCGGCCACTGTGTCTGGGACTACCCTGCCAACACCCTCGCGCTCCGTTTGCCGCAGCCGAAGTGGGTATTGTGCGCTTACCAGGGTTACCGCAAGGTGACCTCAGTCCTCAACTGCTTCCACCCGCCGGAGTCATGGCATGCCGTGGATAACACCAACCGCACCTATTGGGAATACACCCGCTGGATCCACCGCGAAATGCTGAAACAAGTGGCTCCGGGCGAGAAGACGGCGCTTCTATTTACCGGAGTGGACATGCACAACCATGTTATGGTGGAAGAGACTTACGAGGAACTGTGGGTGCAGGCGTGGGTCACCGCCGGCGTCAAGACCAACGCCCTGCGGATTGGCCGGGACGCCGCCTACGGCATAGAACGCAAAGGCCTGTGGCAGCCGTTCGACCACAAAGAGCCACCGCAACCGGGTACGATCAACATCATAGTCCTGACATCTTCCGATCTCGGACAGGCAGCGATGGCTTCCAGTTTCATCACCATCACCGAGGCTAAAACGGCCGCCCTGCAGGACCTTGATATCCATAGTTCCTATAATCCCAAACTGTTGGCGACCGGCACCAGTACCGACCAGATCTGTATCGTTCCCGGCCACGGCGACCGCTGTTTCTATGTCTCCGGGCAGGTCAAGTTGGGCGAATTGATCGCCCGGGCTGTAACCCGCGGCGTCACCGCGGCAATCAATAAGGTGAGAAGCCAAACCTGACTGTAAGTTCCGTCCATCCTTCGACAAGCTCAGGACGAACGGATTACAATTAATAGATGAAACGTCGGAGCAGCGGGAAACTACTGACCAAATCCAAGTTCATGGCAGGGCTTCAATGCCCACGCTACCTTTGGATTTACGTCAACGATCCTTCCCTCATTCCGCAGCCTGACCTGGTGACTCAGCATACCTTTGACCAGGGTCACGAGGTCGGCGAGGTCGCCAAGAGGCTTTTCACGGGCGGCATCGACATGTCCGGCCTTGGTTTCCGCGAGATGCTTTCGGAAACTTCGGCGAGGCTCGCCGATGGCAAGCCCATCTTCGAGGCGGCTTTCCAATGCAATCAGCTATACGCCCGCGTCGATATCCTGAATCCATCGGGTGCTGTCGGCTGGGACATTGTTGAGGTCAAGAGCGCTACCGAGGTCAAGGACGAAAACATCGCCGACGTCGCTTTCCAGAAGTACGTCGTTGAGAGATGCGGAATAACCGTCAACCGATGCCACCTCGTTCACATCAACCGGGAATACATTAAGCAAGGCCCCATCGACCCGGCAGGTCTGTTGATTTCGGAAGACATTACGGAGCGGGTTTCCGAGGTTTCCGGAGGCATGGCAGACATGGTGGAGGACATGCTCGAAACCATTGCCGGAGACTGCCCGGATTCGATCATCGGGAGGCTTTGCGACTCGCCTTATGACTGTCCTCTCAAGGACGAGTGCTGGTCATCCGTACCTGAGCATCCGGTGAGCGATCTGTACCGCATCGGATCGAAAATGGACGAACTATTCAAGCGGGGAATCACCTCTATCAGAGATATCCCTGAAGGCTTCAAGTTAAACGAGAAACAGCTTGTCCAGAAAACGTGCGTCGAATGCGGTCAGCCTCACATTGAACGCGGTAAGATCGCCAGTTTTTTAGGAGACTTGAAATACCCTCATCACTTCCTCGACTTCGAGACCTTTGGCACAGCGATACCCATATTCAACGGCATCAAACCATTCCAGGCCATCCCATTTCAATTTTCTCTGCATACCGTCGAGTCGCAAACGTCAGGAGCCGTACATCGGTATTTTCTTGCTAGAGGGCCTGGAGATCCCCGTATCGAGTTCATCGAGGCGCTGAAAACTTCCCTCGGTGAAGGCGGCACCATAATTGTTTACAACCAGGGTTTCGAGCAGGGGATTTTGGAAAAACTCGCGGAGACGTATGCTGAATACCGGGAATGGATTGAAACGGTAATTGCCCGAATGGCCGACCTGATAATTCCGTTCCGGAATTTTCATTATTATCATCCTGAGCAACGCGGCAGCGCCTCGCTCAAACACGTGCTGCCATCGGTCACCGGTATCAGATACGAGGGCATGAACATAGCCGAAGGTCAGACGGCAAGCCTGAAATTCATGAGTGCCGCTTTCGGCGGTCTTTCAGACGATGAAAGGACGAAGATATTTGAAGATCTCCTCGAATACTGCGGCCAAGATACCTACGGCATGGTCCGTATTGTCGAAGAACTTTGGAAATTGACCGAGTCCTGATAAAAACCATCGGTAACGAAACACGGCCTTCTAAACGAAGGCCGTGTTTCTATTTTGGGAAGGGAGGAGGAGCTATTTGATGTTGTAGATGACCTGAACGGAAACGGTCAGGTCGGTATCACCGGGAAGAATCGGAGTCGTCGAACCGGCGGCTCCAGCCTTGGAGTCGAATGACGGTGGGACGATCCGGGCAACATTGCTGGAGGAATCACTAACGTAGCTGACCGAACCCAGCGAAACACCGGTAACTCTGGCGATCTGTTCAGCCTTGGCCTTGGCGTCCAGCAGGGCAAGCTCGCGGGCCTGGTCGATCGATTTGGTGGGATCATCCACCGAGAAGGAAATGTTGTTAACCCTGATAGCGTCACCCGCGGCGGCAACGGAGGCATCGATAATTTTGCCGGTGTTGGCGATCACGCGAACCTTAACGGTAACGGTGTTAGTCACCTGGTAGCCGCGGATCACCGGCGTGCCGATGTCCTTGGTGTAATCATAAACGGGGTAGATGTTGAAGTTCTGAGTCTTGATGTCTTTATCAGCGACACCTTGAGTCTTGAGGACGTTTACCAGAGCATCCATTGCGGCGGAGGCTTTTTGATTGGCATCAGCCAGTGTAGCGGATTCGACCTGGACGCCCAGAGTCAGGTTAGCCACATCCGGGACAACCGTGACTTTGCCTTCACCGGAAACCCAAATCCCAACCTGCTGGGTGGTGTTGATGAGTTCACCAGACTGCGCTGAGGTGAAGCCCATGACTCCGAGCCCGACAGCGAAAATGGTAATCGCGATCAAAGCTCCCATGATTCCTTTTTTCATCTTCTTCAATCTCCTTTTCGATTGGTCTCAACAGATATAACGGCCCGTCCCTGCATTAGTTAGTTCCAAACTTCAAAAACCTAAATTCTCTATAGGCTTCATAAAAACCGATGGTATAATTATCAAAAATATCGCTTTTGCAACGGAGGAACCGGCCTTCCGGCATCGGCGCCGCCTCTCCACCGACCTAATTCGACGCCAACCTGCGGCTGAAAAGTTGTGCGATGGGCAACGAAAAGGAAATCCTCAAACAGCTGTTATCGGGAGCGGAAATAACCTTAAACGGGGATAAAGACTTCGACCCCCAGGTACACGATCCCCGTTTTTACAAGCGGGTCCTGCAAGAAAAGTCCCTCGGGTTGGGGGAGGCTTATATGGACGGCTGGTGGGACTGCAAAAGCCTAGACCAGTTTTTCTACCGGCTGCTCGGCGCAGATTTGGATAAACAAGTCAGAAATAACCCCCGGCTGATCTTATCGTTCGCCTGGAACGCCATTGCCAACCCGGGTAGAAAATCTAAAGCCTTCGAGGTCGGCCAGAGGCATTACGACATCGGTAACGACCTCTACCGGGCGATGCTGGATAAACGCCTTACCTACACCTGCGGCTACTGGAAGAACTCAAGCACTCTTGAGGAAGCGCAAGAGGCCAAACTTGAGTTAGTATGCAAAAAGATCCACCTTGCACCCGGCCAGAAGATCCTCGATATCGGCTCAGGCTGGGGATGTTTTATCAAATACGCTTCCGAGCATTACAACGCGGAGTGCGACGGCATCACGGTATCCAAGGAACAGAAACAACTCGCCGATGAAATGTGTTGCGGGATCCCAGCCAACACTCAGCTGAAAGATTATCGCGACATCGATGGCAAGTACGATAATGTGGTTTCCCTGGGGATGTTCGAACACGTGGGGCAGAAAAACTACGGGGTATTCATGAAAACGGTTCATCGTCTCCTTAAAGACGGAGGACTATTCCTGCTCCATACAATCGGAGGAAACAAATCAACGACCGGTTCAGACCCGTGGATCACTAAGTACATTTTTCCAAATTCGATGATTCCGTCCATGGCCCAGATTACGAAGTCGATCGAAGGACTTTTCGTTCTGGAAGATTGCCACAGCTTTGGTGCCGATTACGACAGGACGCTCATGGCCTGGCATAGGAACTTCACCGGTAACTGGCCAAATCTTTCGGACAAATACGATGAAAGATTTTACCGGATGTGGAGCTACTTCCTACTTTCCTGCGCCGGATCTTTCCGTGCCCGTAAGAATCAGTTGTGGCAGTTGGTTCTTTCAAAACGGGGGGTGGCAGGGGGATACCAGGCGGTACGGTAATTACCCGATTTACCCTTGATTTATCAGTCTAACCGGCACCTATTCTCGTTTCAGGTACATTCATGTTGTGTTATTCTAGGTTAAAGGGTTAGGTCGAACGACCTTCAGAAAAGGTAGAATATGAGTCTGGACAACAGTTCACGTTCAAATGGAGATGTGATTCTCAGAACTTCCGGGTTGACCAAATATTTCGGAACACTGGCAGCAGTCAAGAACCTGAACCTGGAGCTCAGAAAAGGTGAAGTCTTCGGCTTCCTGGGACCCAATGGAGCCGGCAAAAGCACGACCGTAGGCATGCTGCTGGGGCTTATCGCCCCGACCGCCGGTGACATAGAAATTTTCGGCCTCAAGCTGGAAGAAAACAGATGGCCGATACTCAGGCGGATCGGCGCGATCATCGAAGAACCAGCTTTTTATCCTTACCTTTCGGGTTGGGACAACCTGGAGGCTTTGGGAAAAGCCATCGGCGGAGTGACCGACTCCAAGATCAAGGACGTGCTGGAAAGGGTCAACCTTCTAGACAGGTCAAAGGACCGTTACCAAACATACTCGATGGGCATGAAACAGAGGCTGGGCATCGCAGCCGCATTGGTGCGCGACCCGGAACTCATAATTCTCGACGAACCAACCAACGGCCTCGATCCCGCCGGCACCAAGGAGATCAGGGATTTGATACCAGAATTAGCCCACGAAAACCGGGCGGTATTCCTGTGCAGCCATCTTCTTCATGAAGTCGAGCTTGTCTGCGACAGGGTGGCGATCATCAAGAAAGGCACAATGATAGCAAACGCCCCGGTCCGCGAACTGGTCACCACCGGACAGGTGCTGCAGGTGAGGGTCACGGATGCGGATTCACTTGCTGCTTCAGAGGTTCTAAAAGGTCTCCCTTGGATAAGGTCGGTCAAATCAGAAAATGGTTACCTTATCGTAGATGCCCCCAAGGAAAGCGGTGCCCCGGTCAATAAGGCATTGGCGGAGAAAAATATCTTCGCTTCAGAAATAGTGCCTCACATGGCCAGCCTCGAGGATATATTCCTGGAGCTTACCGGAGGTGAAAGCCATGTTTAGGCTTATCGGCGCCGAACTCTTCAAACTTCGTAAACGGGGAATGAGCCGGATACTCCTTTTCGTTCTGATGGGGATATTGGCAATCTTGTATCTCATCTTGTACGCAGTGTCCCGAGCTAACGTGCCTTCCGTCCCGGGCGGTCCAGGGCAAGGCGACCTGCAGACAGTTTTAGGCCTCCCTGTTGCCATTCCGTTCGCCCTCAACATGATCGCCTCTCTTGGCACGGTCCTGGCAGTCATCCTGGTGGCCAGTTCGATGGGCAACGAATACAATTGGAAAACCATCCGCAATACCGTCACCGCCAGCGAGAGCCGGTTCAAACTGCTGGGTGCAAAATTGATCTCGGCATTCATATTCATCCTTATCGGCATGGTCATAGGTGTGATCACAGGCTTCGTAATGAGCATGATCACCACTGCCATAGGCGGCAACAGTTTCAATTTCAGCTTCTTTACCGGCAGTTATGCCTGGGACCAGTTCCTCCAATTCTGGCGGACGTTTTTCGTCATGCTGCCGTTCATTTTCCTCGGTTTTATGCTTTCGATAGCCGGACGTTCCGCAATGCCGGGCATCGCATTGGGGATCGGTGTTCTGTTTTTCGAGCCCGTCATCACCGGGCTGATGACGTTGGCCGGGGGCTGGGTGGCTGAGATACCCAAGTACCTGCTAGGGGCTAACGTAAACGCCATCACGGCACTGGCCAACCTGCCAGAAGGATTCAGAGGTGGTTTCGGCGGCGCCGGCGACGCCGCGGCGCCTAGTGTGCTTCACGCAACGATCGTGTTAAGCATCTATGCCATCGCTTTCGTCACTTATGCCTTTTACCTGTTCAAGAAGAGAGACGTTACGGGTTAAACGTCCGGATGGCGGTCAAAGGCGTCTATATTTTGCTTGTCGAGCTGCCGAAAGACAGCGAGATCAACACCCTGCGGCGAAAATTCAATTTGCCCAAGGGTTTCTATCTCTATGTCGGTTCGGCGATGAACAACCTGGAAACCAGGATAGCGCGGCACCTTTCTCCGAACAAAAAGCGGCACTGGCACATTGACTATCTGCTTGACGTTTCTCGGATAATGGCGGTGTTCCGGGCGCAGACCGGCTCGAGGATGGAATGTGAACTGGCGGGGCGGCTCGATGACCTGAAATCGATCAGAGGGTTCGGCTGCAGCGATTGCCGCTGCCGTTCTCACCTTTTTTACGGGACCGACACCGATTCTTTACGACGATATGCTGAAGACGCCTTCAACGCCATCGGGCTGGAACCAAACGTGAAACTAATTTAACTAATAAGAACTGCGCTGTTATAATAGGAAAAACTCTGGAGACTTCTTGAAAGTTTTTAAATCCGCCCTCATGGAATTAGCCTACATCCTGGCCGGGGCGCTGATAATATTTCTGCTGTTCCAGGTCACGCTGCAAAACTCCATCGTCGACGGTTCCAGCATGGAACCCAATCTGATGAACGGCGACCGGTTGCTGGTCAGCAAGGTCAGCTACCTGTTCAGCGAACCTAAGCGCGGCGATATAGTGATCTTCCCCTCACCGTACGGCGACGGCCGGGAATTCATCAAGCGCATCATTGGCTTACCGGGTGAAACGGTTCAGATCGTCTCCGGACAGGTTAGCATCGACAGAACTCCGATTGACGAGCCGTACCTGGTGAACAAGGACACCAGGAGCTATCCCGCTACGGTCATTCCCGACGGCGAATATTTCGTGCTGGGCGACAACCGGCCCGTAAGCCTCGATTCGCGCCAGGGGTGGACGATAAAGCGCGACGATATCAACGGTAAAGCCTGGCTGGTATTCTGGCCGTTCAAGAGTTTTGGGCTCGCACCGAACCATAAATTTGCCGATATTGCCGCCGGCGCTTTGCTGTTGCCGATTTTCATACTTCGCCGCCAGGAGAACTCCAATTAAAAACGTCGAAGCATTATTCGTCGAATCCGGAGCCGTCTTAAAAGGTCACTTCCTCTTGACTTCCGGTCTTCACTCCCCGGTTTACTGGGAGAAATTCCGCATCATCGAAAATCCAGCGGCAGCGGTGCCCCTGTGCCAGATGATCGCCGATCATTTCAAAGGCAAAGGGATCGAACTTGTCGTCGGTCCCACCACCGGCGGCATCATCCTGGCTTTCGAAGTAGCCCGTCTCATGGGCTTGCCTGCCGCCTTTGCCGAGAAACTGCCATCCGGTGAACGAGAGTTCCGCCGAGGTTTCAAGATCAAGCCCGGAGAAAAAATCCTGGTTGTCGATGATGTGTTGACCACCGGCAAGAGTATCCGAGAGGTAATCGACGCAGTCAGCAAGCATGGTGGCGACATCGTCGGTTTCGGAGTATTGATCGATCGTTCCGAGACCCCTCTCGGCTTCGGAGCCGAACTTTACTCCTGCCTGAGGCCTGCTCCGCCGCCCACCTACCGTCCGGAAGATTGCCCCCTATGTAAGTCCGGCCAACCTTTAAAAAAGCCAGGAAGCAGCTAGGGTGGGTACGGCGCTGGCCATCGCCGCAATCGTTTTGCTGGCTTTTATCGTCATCACGATCAATTATTATCTGATCCGCAGGCGCTTCGAGTCCCGGTTCAAACAGTGGCAGGCGCAGGAGCAGGTCTACTGGCAAAACGAGGTCGGGCGGGCCTCGAAACAAGCCGTTATCCAGAGCCGGGCGGT
It contains:
- a CDS encoding B12-binding domain-containing radical SAM protein, whose protein sequence is MRVLLVNPAKRFKGFLGKTRSLQPTVLPNSLLYIGAVLERGGHQVMIWDQQVDSRQPNDFFTTFKPQIVGFSVSVGGIIYEAIEQSKDFKRLDPSIKIAWGNVHPSMLPEQTLTEDYVDYVAIGPGEYTMLELADHLDKGTPDSLSGINGLAYKQNGKIIVNPDRPFIKDLDELPDPAWHLVPMEDYWEKSLNTSRGCPSKCIFCYNPPFHKGQLGEFSAERIVSQMEILKKRYGVTLFRFFEDDFCHNRPRLHRFCKLVIEKKMHIRWDCDARAGLTEEDVRLMKKSGCASVGFGVESGSTRMLKFIRKTANLEDIKQTFRLLVKFKILPKLYLISELPTETVEDFEATKHLIKELGNPPHQYVSYLPYPGTGLYDYCVARGLQPPKTTEEWADFISQPDCGIRWSEVPKEMTAAFKEKLVKYYFWRRTFFALRHGMFSFYIPVNPSPKEFLRVIRFWWRYYVTRPLHG
- a CDS encoding adenosylcobinamide amidohydrolase: MSLDPCTADPKHPESKVTYREPLGEFHGVKAEIIGHCVWDYPANTLALRLPQPKWVLCAYQGYRKVTSVLNCFHPPESWHAVDNTNRTYWEYTRWIHREMLKQVAPGEKTALLFTGVDMHNHVMVEETYEELWVQAWVTAGVKTNALRIGRDAAYGIERKGLWQPFDHKEPPQPGTINIIVLTSSDLGQAAMASSFITITEAKTAALQDLDIHSSYNPKLLATGTSTDQICIVPGHGDRCFYVSGQVKLGELIARAVTRGVTAAINKVRSQT
- a CDS encoding DUF2779 domain-containing protein → MKRRSSGKLLTKSKFMAGLQCPRYLWIYVNDPSLIPQPDLVTQHTFDQGHEVGEVAKRLFTGGIDMSGLGFREMLSETSARLADGKPIFEAAFQCNQLYARVDILNPSGAVGWDIVEVKSATEVKDENIADVAFQKYVVERCGITVNRCHLVHINREYIKQGPIDPAGLLISEDITERVSEVSGGMADMVEDMLETIAGDCPDSIIGRLCDSPYDCPLKDECWSSVPEHPVSDLYRIGSKMDELFKRGITSIRDIPEGFKLNEKQLVQKTCVECGQPHIERGKIASFLGDLKYPHHFLDFETFGTAIPIFNGIKPFQAIPFQFSLHTVESQTSGAVHRYFLARGPGDPRIEFIEALKTSLGEGGTIIVYNQGFEQGILEKLAETYAEYREWIETVIARMADLIIPFRNFHYYHPEQRGSASLKHVLPSVTGIRYEGMNIAEGQTASLKFMSAAFGGLSDDERTKIFEDLLEYCGQDTYGMVRIVEELWKLTES
- a CDS encoding SIMPL domain-containing protein, whose protein sequence is MKKGIMGALIAITIFAVGLGVMGFTSAQSGELINTTQQVGIWVSGEGKVTVVPDVANLTLGVQVESATLADANQKASAAMDALVNVLKTQGVADKDIKTQNFNIYPVYDYTKDIGTPVIRGYQVTNTVTVKVRVIANTGKIIDASVAAAGDAIRVNNISFSVDDPTKSIDQARELALLDAKAKAEQIARVTGVSLGSVSYVSDSSSNVARIVPPSFDSKAGAAGSTTPILPGDTDLTVSVQVIYNIK
- the cfa gene encoding cyclopropane fatty acyl phospholipid synthase, with product MGNEKEILKQLLSGAEITLNGDKDFDPQVHDPRFYKRVLQEKSLGLGEAYMDGWWDCKSLDQFFYRLLGADLDKQVRNNPRLILSFAWNAIANPGRKSKAFEVGQRHYDIGNDLYRAMLDKRLTYTCGYWKNSSTLEEAQEAKLELVCKKIHLAPGQKILDIGSGWGCFIKYASEHYNAECDGITVSKEQKQLADEMCCGIPANTQLKDYRDIDGKYDNVVSLGMFEHVGQKNYGVFMKTVHRLLKDGGLFLLHTIGGNKSTTGSDPWITKYIFPNSMIPSMAQITKSIEGLFVLEDCHSFGADYDRTLMAWHRNFTGNWPNLSDKYDERFYRMWSYFLLSCAGSFRARKNQLWQLVLSKRGVAGGYQAVR
- a CDS encoding ABC transporter ATP-binding protein; the encoded protein is MSLDNSSRSNGDVILRTSGLTKYFGTLAAVKNLNLELRKGEVFGFLGPNGAGKSTTVGMLLGLIAPTAGDIEIFGLKLEENRWPILRRIGAIIEEPAFYPYLSGWDNLEALGKAIGGVTDSKIKDVLERVNLLDRSKDRYQTYSMGMKQRLGIAAALVRDPELIILDEPTNGLDPAGTKEIRDLIPELAHENRAVFLCSHLLHEVELVCDRVAIIKKGTMIANAPVRELVTTGQVLQVRVTDADSLAASEVLKGLPWIRSVKSENGYLIVDAPKESGAPVNKALAEKNIFASEIVPHMASLEDIFLELTGGESHV
- a CDS encoding ABC transporter permease; this encodes MFRLIGAELFKLRKRGMSRILLFVLMGILAILYLILYAVSRANVPSVPGGPGQGDLQTVLGLPVAIPFALNMIASLGTVLAVILVASSMGNEYNWKTIRNTVTASESRFKLLGAKLISAFIFILIGMVIGVITGFVMSMITTAIGGNSFNFSFFTGSYAWDQFLQFWRTFFVMLPFIFLGFMLSIAGRSAMPGIALGIGVLFFEPVITGLMTLAGGWVAEIPKYLLGANVNAITALANLPEGFRGGFGGAGDAAAPSVLHATIVLSIYAIAFVTYAFYLFKKRDVTG
- a CDS encoding GIY-YIG nuclease family protein gives rise to the protein MAVKGVYILLVELPKDSEINTLRRKFNLPKGFYLYVGSAMNNLETRIARHLSPNKKRHWHIDYLLDVSRIMAVFRAQTGSRMECELAGRLDDLKSIRGFGCSDCRCRSHLFYGTDTDSLRRYAEDAFNAIGLEPNVKLI
- the lepB gene encoding signal peptidase I → MKVFKSALMELAYILAGALIIFLLFQVTLQNSIVDGSSMEPNLMNGDRLLVSKVSYLFSEPKRGDIVIFPSPYGDGREFIKRIIGLPGETVQIVSGQVSIDRTPIDEPYLVNKDTRSYPATVIPDGEYFVLGDNRPVSLDSRQGWTIKRDDINGKAWLVFWPFKSFGLAPNHKFADIAAGALLLPIFILRRQENSN
- the pyrE gene encoding orotate phosphoribosyltransferase encodes the protein MKNVEALFVESGAVLKGHFLLTSGLHSPVYWEKFRIIENPAAAVPLCQMIADHFKGKGIELVVGPTTGGIILAFEVARLMGLPAAFAEKLPSGEREFRRGFKIKPGEKILVVDDVLTTGKSIREVIDAVSKHGGDIVGFGVLIDRSETPLGFGAELYSCLRPAPPPTYRPEDCPLCKSGQPLKKPGSS